From a single Cyprinus carpio isolate SPL01 chromosome A3, ASM1834038v1, whole genome shotgun sequence genomic region:
- the LOC109091118 gene encoding mediator of RNA polymerase II transcription subunit 13-like isoform X2: MIMTTAANWVANGASLEDCHSNLFSLAELTGIKWRCYSAGGLGYGPGISAPAQDDPVLRSFMQCVRANLLCVWRRKIKPDAKELWIFWWGEEPNLTDIIHRELEVVEEGLWECGLSYECRTLLFKAIHNLLERCLMDKDFVRIGKWFVKPYKTEEKPLSSSEHLSCCFSFFLHGDSSVCTSVEVSQHQPLYHVTEEHVRLAQSRSLQVVLSPYGLCGALTGRAFKMSDPAVRKLMEDWSHFYPMVLKHRETDGADGDLTFDPHSYVALEVIVGGVRMVYPEVLVLVAQSDAHAQVLLRDSSSCGTPLTPPTSPGRPCSGDSGYQTTISSVSSQENAPNVSPKHSGRKLMNQMLHEAWRECHINPLQCNSSVSNSSLSVWGFSSPRERVPCGCSRLKQQQMNSTSSSTGSIPPPSTQKHKSVEKPDKPEKGPRRMSLTPFHHRVCVDQQLSSGPELSLIPLDAPLQPLSDCKYSKPQSVTRKAPESLVQSPVSPLPPTLSPHPRTQDPELTETPVAVPDCLEGPSVPMHVETSESVLYGMPLGTKNAANEWWRRYKIPMADNLEFKPPDLCCDSEENRPQKEGAALKRLFTQMQKRLKISEEHVRRDILPQAEADDPADDPYDFKEGDIEYSFPATKKLKGLSQDPSRKSKPEEVNGNSVVPEGKDAMSIFSSAPKSEESNPDESDAKVNPPLTREKDLIVLISDLENIFGEEEDELAGTYPNQQSAKSGSVAAEERPVAVEGRAPVPYPSTVAELQRMFPTPPSLEQHAAFSPIMMYRDTPSQEPAGAAVAHDQPSCSQSNSQITDFKMDMEEEMTEDVLPLIGCSMYAPLRSLPSQCLTALKIPEHCYYRPSWTDMTKMEQYCQTTQNPFSRDTYVGALLEQDYTSMNMSAAFTGTATGVLPSPSASRFSVPTPRTPRGMGAASGQGSVRQDGTELSSPASTPSTSVPLSSVEPSVSGPLLPEAHSLYVILLLSDSVLDIFKDRNFDSCCICACNMNVKGADVGVYIPDSTCEDQYRCMCGFSAIVNRRLAHGAGLFLEDELDIFGRGSEAGQAAERRLALCRRDPPGRRAEEQQTPASVIALLQEQCSQPITSLTSLHKSPSCSCHGRQGALLQSWAADRLWVDSSDACVECYNALMQGLQYVDNAAGGKVEQATVRSSALHTWPQTNVLDISKLSSQDVVRMLLSLQPFLQDAIQKKRSGRSWENIQHVQGPLTWQQFHKMAGRGSYGSEESPEPLPIPSVLLGYDRDFLSLSPLALPFWEKFLLEPYGGQRDVAFLVLCPNYDALLSSAKAFFQELSAVYETCRLGKHRPLARVSRDGIVPVGSVECEEETDDQWLSGLWAGQQEENLNKLKLYKHICRHTLGPQLSTLILDSGLLLPPKPPPASDPLTPPASTQQPVSADGDNNSGNTPNPTCGATCQSSGAEPGQVVTGDSNTTPSAESAESSAERDRIGIPTGAESADSHAHPPAIVLYVVDPFLCSGAGSGDEEGGEDVDVGNVWLLALLRCYTDMLSALPESIQPALVLQVLPCQHLLQPASGESPEYLQHLRSLAFSTYSQSRRLLPRQTHIRSLTGFGPASTVQSVLKSPESPSVMRLYSPPFILGPTRSKQSEVGDVCSDAPSRCNVLFVGYCLSHDQRWILVSCTDQQGELLETCVINIDVPNRARRPKFSPRKIGLQKLWEWCVGIIQMTSLPWRIVIGRLGRLGHGELKDWSVLLGEHSLHSTGRQLREACLMCGLSTADSPSILSACLVSMEPQGSFVVMPDAVTMGSVFGRSTALNLQTSQLNTPQDASCTHILVFPTSSTTQVAPSTYPAEDNPDDMFGLPFPDELESDIGHDDMMLLTGTLHPSPNTSPVPSPGSPSGLGSGSHFQHTRSQGERLLSRDAPEELKQQPLALGYYVSTAPADSLPHWFWASCPQAQHQCPLFLKASLHHHISIAQTDDLVSGKTSSRVHPLDSKTTSDVLRFVLEQYNALSWLTCSPAAQDRRSCLPIHFTVLTQMYNGILKLL, encoded by the exons TGGTGGAGGAGGGATTGTGGGAATGTGGCCTGTCATACGAGTGCCGGACACTGCTTTTCAAGGCTATTCACAATCTGTTGGAGAG ATGTTTGATGGATAAAGATTTTGTTCGCATTGGGAAGTGGTTTGTCAAGCCATACAAGACTGAGGAGAAACCCCTCAGCAGCAG tgagcaCCTGTCGTGCTGCTTCTCATTCTTCCTGCATGGCGACAGCAGCGTGTGCACCAGCGTGGAGGTTTCACAGCATCAGCCGCTGTATCATGTGACAGAGGAGCACGTGCGTCTGGCTCAGAGCCGCTCACTGCAGG tggtGTTGAGTCCGTACGGCCTGTGCGGGGCGCTGACGGGTCGGGCGTTTAAGATGAGCGACCCTGCGGTGCGGAAACTCATGGAGGACTGGAGTCATTTCTACCCCATGGTGCTGAAACACAGAGAGACGGATGGCGCGGATGGCGACCTGACCTTTGACCCTCACAGTTATGTTGCACTCGAGGTCATCGTAG gaGGAGTGCGGATGGTTTACCCAGAAGTCTTAGTTCTGGTGGCTCAGAGTGACGCACATGCGCAGGTGTTGCTCAGAGATTCTTCCAGCTGCGGGACGCCCCTCACCCCACCCACCTCACCGGGACGGCCCTGCTCAG GAGACAGTGGCTATCAGACGACCATCTCCAGTGTGTCTAGTCAAGAGAACGCTCCAAACGTCAGCCCAAAGCATTCTGGGAGGAAGTTGATGAATCAGATGCTCCATGAGGCCTGGAGGGAATGTCACATCAATCCTCTTCAGTGCAA CAGCAGTGTTTCAAACAGCAGTCTATCTGTGTGGGGATTCTCCAGCCCGAGAGAGCGAGTCCCTTGTGGCTGCTCCAG GCTGAAGCAGCAGCAGATGAACAGCACAAGCTCATCCACCGGCTCCATCCCTCCACCCTCCACCCAAAAACACAAGTCAGTCGAAAAGCCTGATAAACCCGAGAAGGGCCCCAGACGTATGTCTCTGACCCCCTTCCACCACCGAGTGTGTGTGGATCAGCAGCTCTCCTCTGGGCCGGAGCTCAGCCTGATCCCTCTGGATGCTCCTCTCCAGCCTCTGTCAGACTGCAAATACTCCAAACCTCAGTCCGTCACTAGAAAAGCCCCTGAGTCTCTCGTTCAATCTCCTGTATCACCACTGCCGCCCACGCTGAGCCCCCATCCACGGACACAGGACCCCGAGCTGACGGAGACCCCTGTGGCTGTCCCAGACTGTCTGGAGGGGCCGTCAGTCCCCATGCATGTTGAGACGAGTGAAAGTGTGCTGTACGGGATGCCTCTAGGAACAAAGAATGCTGCCAATGAATGGTGGAGAAGGTACAAGATTCCCATGGCAGATAATTTGGAGTTTAAACCTCCGGATCTTTGCTGCGACTCAGAGGAGAACCGGCCACAGAAGGAAGGAGCCGCCCTCAAGAG GCTGTTCACGCAGATGCAGAAGAGGTTAAAGATCTCCGAGGAGCATGTGAGGAGAGACATACTGCCACAGGCTGAAGCGGACGATCCTGCCGATGATCCGTATGACTTCAAAGAGGGAGACATTGAGTACAGCTTCCCTGCCACCAAAAAGCTGAAAGGACTGAGCCAAGACCCAAGCCGCAAATCTAAG CCAGAGGAAGTGAACGGTAACAGCGTGGTTCCTGAGGGGAAAGACGCCATGTCCATCTTTAGTTCAGCCCCAAAGTCAG AAGAGTCAAATCCAGATGAATCAGATGCCAAAGTAAACCCTCCCTTGACCAGAGAGAAGGATCTCATTGTGCTCATCTCTGACCTAGAGAATATCTTTGGGGAGGAGGAAGATGAACTAGCG GGCACATATCCGAACCAACAGTCAGCCAAGTCCGGGTCAGTGGCAGCAGAGGAGCGGCCAGTAGCGGTCGAGGGGAGAGCTCCAGTGCCATATCCCTCAA CAGTAGCAGAGCTCCAGCGTATGTTCCCCACACCTCCGTCTTTAGAGCAGCACGCCGCCTTCTCTCCCATTATGATGTACCGCGACACCCCCAGTCAAGAGCCGGCCGGCGCCGCAGTGGCTCATGATCAGCCCAGCTGCTCTCAGTCCAACAGCCAGATCACGGACTTCAAAATGGACATGGAGGAAGAAATGACAGAGGATGTACTT CCTCTGATTGGTTGCTCCATGTATGCCCCACTGCGTTCCTTACCCAGCCAGTGTTTGACTGCTCTTAAAATCCCTGAGCACTGCTACTACAGACCATCCTGGACAGATATGACCAAGATGGAGCAGTACTGCCAGACCACTCAGAATCCCTTCAGCAGAGACACATACGT GGGTGCTCTTCTGGAGCAGGACTACACTTCTATGAACATGAGCGCTGCCTTCACTGGCACTGCCACAGGCGTCCTACCCTCCCCATCCGCCTCTCGCTTCTCTGTGCCGACCCCTCGCACCCCCCGTGGCATGGGTGCGGCCAGTGGACAGGGCTCCGTCAGGCAGGACGGCACTGAACTCAGCTCACCAGCATCAACCCCCTCCACCAGCGTGCCGCTCAGCTCAGTCGAGCCATCTGTATCGGGACCGCTGCTGCCCGAGGCGCACAGTCTCTATGTTATACTGCTGCTGTCCGATTCGGTCCTGGATATTTTCAAAGACCGCAACTTTGACAGCTGCTGCATCTGTGCCTGTAACATGAATGTTAAAGGGGCGGATGTTGGTGTCTATATCCCAGACTCCACCTGTGAGGACCAATACCGTTGCATGTGCGGCTTCAGCGCGATTGTAAACCGAAGGCTGGCGCATGGGGCAGGCCTCTTCCTGGAGGATGAGCTGGACATATTTGGCCGTGGCTCTGAGGCGGGCCAGGCGGCAGAGAGGAGACTGGCACTGTGTAGGCGAGACCCTCCCGGCAGAAGAGCTGAGGAGCAACAGACGCCTGCCTCGGTGATCGCTCTATTACAGGAGCAGTGCTCTCAGCCAATCACATCCCTGACCTCCCTGCACAAATCACCCAGCTGTTCCTGTCATGGCCGCCAGGGGGCACTATTGCAGAGCTGGGCAGCGGACAGGCTGTGGGTGGACAGCAGTGATGCGTGTGTGGAGTGTTATAATGCGCTGATGCAGGGACTGCAGTATGTGGACAACGCAGCTGGAGGAAAGGTGGAACAGGCTACAGTGAGGAGCAGCGCACTGCACACCTGGCCACAGACCAATG TGTTGGACATCAGCAAGCTGTCCTCTCAGGATGTGGTGCGGATGCTGCTGTCCCTCCAGCCATTCCTGCAGGATGCGATCCAGAAGAAGAGGTCGGGCAGGAGTTGGGAGAATATCCAGCATGTTCAGGGTCCTCTCACATGGCAGCAGTTCCACAAGATGGCTGGACGAGGTTCTTATG GTTCTGAGGAATCCCCAGAGCCTCTGCCGATCCCCAGTGTGCTGCTGGGATACGATCGAgattttctgtctctgtctccgcTTGCTCTTCCCTTCTGGGAGAAGTTTCTGCTGGAGCCGTATGGAGGTCAGAGGGATGTGGCCTTCCTGGTACTGTGTCCCAATTATGATGCCCTGCTCAGCAGTGCCAAAGCTTTCTTCCAGGAGCTCAGTGCTGTCTATGAG ACGTGTCGGCTGGGGAAACACCGTCCACTAGCACGGGTGTCCAGAGATGGGATTGTCCCAGTGGGATCAGTGGAGTGTGAGGAGGAGACAGATGATCAGTGGCTCTCAGGGCTCTGGGCTGGACAACAGGAGGAAAACCTCAACAAACTCAAACTCTACAAACACATCTGCAGACACACACTCG GGCCGCAGCTCTCCACCCTGATTCTGGATAGTGGCCTCCTCCTCCCTCCAAAGCCTCCACCTGCTTCTGATCCTCTCACCCCGCCAGCATCCACCCAACAACCTGTATCCGCTGATGGAGACAACAACTCAGGAAACACCCCTAACCCCACCTGCGGTGCCACATGCCAGTCCAGCGGTGCAGAACCGGGACAGGTAGTTACGGGTGACTCAAACACCACACCATCAGCAGAGAGTGCCGAGAG CTCAGCAGAGAGGGACCGGATTGGCATTCCTACAGGGGCGGAGTCAGCGGACAGCCACGCACACCCACCAGCCATCGTGCTTTATGTGGTGGATCCCTTCCTGTGCTCGGGGGCGGGGTCAGGAGATGAAGAGGGCGGGGAGGATGTGGATGTGGGCAACGTATGGCTTTTAGCGCTGCTGCGCTGCTACACAGATATGCTGAGTGCGCTGCCAGAGAGCATTCAGCCTGCACTAGTGCTACAG GTGTTGCCGTGTCAGCATCTGTTGCAGCCGGCCAGCGGAGAGAGTCCTGAATACCTGCAGCACCTGCGATCCCTGGCTTTTTCCACATACTCACAGAGTCGCCGTCTGTTACCCAGACAGACGCACATCAGGTCCCTCACCGGATTTGGCCCCGCGTCCACCGTACAATCAGTGCTCAAGAGCCCAGAG AGCCCCAGTGTCATGCGTCTGTATTCTCCGCCCTTCATCCTGGGTCCGACGCGCAGTAAACAGTCTGAGGTGGGTGACGTGTGTTCAGACGCTCCCTCACGCTGTAACGTGCTGTTCGTGGGATACTGTCTGTCACATGACCAGCGCTGGATCCTGGTGTCCTGCACAGATCAGCAGGGGGAGCTGCTGGAGACCTGCGTCATCAACATTGACGTGCCCAACAG AGCCCGGCGGCCCAAGTTTTCTCCTCGTAAAATTGGCCTCCAGAAGTTATGGGAATGGTGCGTGGGCATTATTCAGATGACATCGCTGCCATGGAGGATCGTGATTGGCCGTTTGGGAAGACTGGGCCACGGGGAACTGAAAG actGGAGTGTGCTGCTGGGCGAGCATTCACTGCATTCTACTGGCCGTCAGCTGCGGGAGGCGTGTCTTATGTGCGGTTTGTCCACTGCTGATTCGCCATCCATTCTCAGCGCCTGCCTGGTTTCCATGGAGCCGCAGGGATCTTTTGTGGTGATGCCAG ATGCGGTTACGATGGGCTCAGTGTTCGGCCGCAGCACCGCGCTCAACCTGCAGACGTCTCAGCTCAACACTCCTCAGGATGCGTCCTGCACGCACATCCTGGTCTTTCCCACCTCCTCCACCACACAGGTGGCACCCAGCACTTACCCCGCCGAAGACAACCCCG ATGACATGTTCGGCTTGCCTTTCCCTGATGAGCTGGAGAGTGACATCGGCCATGATGACATGATGCTGCTGACAGGAACGCTGCACCCGTCACCCAACACGTCCCCCGTCCCGTCGCCTGGATCACCATCTGGCCTGGGCTCCGGATCACACTTCCAGCACACACGG AGTCAGGGTGAGCGCCTTCTGTCCCGGGACGCTCCAGAAGAGCTGAAGCAGCAGCCGCTGGCTCTGGGATACTATGTGTCCACAGCTCCGGCTGACAGCCTACCGCACTGGTTCTGGGCGTCCTGCCCACAAGCACAGCATCAGTGTCCGCTCTTCCTCAAG gcGTCTCTGCATCATCACATATCCATTGCTCAGACGGATGATCTGGTGTCTGGTAAGACGTCTTCAAGGGTTCACCCGCTGGACTCCAAAACCACCTCAGATGTGCTCAG GTTTGTTCTGGAGCAGTATAACGCTCTTTCCTGGCTCACCTGCAGTCCTGCTGCTCAAGACCGGCGCTCCTGCCTTCCTATTCATTTCACCGTCCTCACGCAGATGTACAACGGCATCCTCAAGCTCCTGTAG